From Bacillota bacterium, one genomic window encodes:
- a CDS encoding D-alanyl-D-alanine carboxypeptidase → MKALRWIFVVIAALAFLTTGFQSVHADALPQVKAEAAILIDAESKIVLYEKNADRRMYPASTTKIMTALLAIEYGELDEIITIGEEVTMIGWDSSRAHLQPGDQLSLEDLLYAMMLPSGNDAAYSIAVHIVRKTAKQPQMPAATALNQFADLMNERAEILGAANTNFSNPDGYPHPNHYTTAYDLALIQAEAMKYSEYSKLDSVSQYTPETWNSDNMRTWRNTNFMLNTGSGFYYDNAIGGKTGYTVPAGFCMVATASADEMDLVAVVLKTDADGRWQDSRNLLEHGFSNFRHHVLSKQGERLAMINATAGGRRDLIGLRPKDTMATELEHGNIPAVETEILLDPELKDPKSDVPTLIAPIDEGQIVGEAVFRLKGEELERVELIADQKFPAASWLQRIFPWFRV, encoded by the coding sequence ATGAAAGCTCTGCGTTGGATTTTTGTTGTCATCGCCGCGCTTGCGTTTTTAACCACGGGCTTTCAGTCCGTACACGCCGACGCGCTGCCGCAGGTAAAAGCAGAAGCTGCTATCTTGATTGATGCCGAATCAAAGATTGTTTTATATGAAAAAAATGCTGACAGAAGAATGTATCCTGCCAGCACTACCAAAATAATGACCGCACTGCTCGCCATTGAATATGGGGAGCTTGACGAAATCATCACCATCGGCGAAGAAGTCACCATGATTGGCTGGGATTCCAGTCGCGCCCATCTGCAACCGGGCGACCAGCTAAGCCTGGAAGACTTACTCTATGCAATGATGTTGCCTTCGGGCAACGACGCCGCTTACTCGATTGCAGTGCATATCGTCCGGAAGACTGCGAAGCAGCCGCAGATGCCTGCCGCCACTGCCCTGAACCAGTTCGCTGATTTGATGAACGAACGGGCTGAAATTCTAGGCGCTGCTAACACAAATTTTTCAAACCCTGACGGCTATCCCCATCCCAATCACTATACGACCGCATACGACCTGGCTTTAATTCAGGCAGAGGCGATGAAATACAGTGAATACAGCAAACTGGATTCTGTCAGCCAATATACTCCGGAAACCTGGAACAGCGATAACATGCGGACATGGAGAAATACAAACTTCATGTTGAATACCGGTTCTGGCTTCTATTATGACAACGCCATCGGCGGCAAAACCGGCTATACCGTTCCTGCCGGCTTCTGCATGGTTGCCACCGCCTCCGCTGACGAGATGGATTTGGTAGCCGTTGTCCTAAAAACCGATGCCGATGGTCGGTGGCAGGACAGCCGGAATTTATTGGAGCATGGTTTTTCCAACTTTCGCCATCACGTGCTGAGCAAGCAAGGGGAACGACTAGCCATGATCAATGCTACTGCCGGTGGCAGACGTGATCTCATCGGACTACGGCCCAAGGACACTATGGCAACTGAATTAGAACACGGAAACATTCCAGCAGTTGAAACAGAAATTCTACTGGATCCGGAACTAAAAGATCCTAAGAGCGACGTGCCAACCCTCATTGCGCCGATAGATGAAGGCCAAATCGTTGGTGAAGCCGTGTTCAGACTGAAAGGTGAAGAATTGGAGCGGGTTGAACTAATAGCCGACCAGAAATTCCCGGCCGCAAGCTGGTTGCAACGTATCTTCCCCTGGTTTCGGGTATAA
- a CDS encoding flavin reductase family protein, translating to MLEKVPYNRYLPELTTQLPRGAFLTTKWQNELNTMTIGWGSVGVVWSRPVFTVLVRYSRHTYSLLEKAQEFTVSVPLAVDLRDALQICGTRSGRDIDKFSVCKLTARPGVTVSTPVVGECELHYECKVIYQQAMEPALVAEKIANRYYRELDYHIIYYGEIQECYKTT from the coding sequence ATGCTGGAAAAGGTCCCGTATAACCGTTACTTACCGGAACTTACAACCCAACTGCCCCGGGGCGCATTTTTGACCACCAAATGGCAGAATGAGCTCAACACAATGACCATCGGCTGGGGTTCTGTCGGTGTAGTCTGGAGCCGGCCCGTTTTCACCGTGTTGGTGCGCTATTCCCGCCACACCTATTCACTCTTGGAAAAAGCGCAGGAGTTCACAGTCAGCGTCCCGCTCGCGGTGGACTTGCGCGATGCGTTGCAAATTTGTGGAACCCGCTCTGGAAGGGATATCGACAAATTTTCCGTCTGCAAACTCACAGCCAGGCCGGGGGTGACGGTTTCTACACCTGTGGTAGGCGAGTGCGAACTGCATTATGAGTGCAAGGTCATCTATCAGCAGGCCATGGAACCGGCTCTGGTGGCAGAAAAGATCGCCAACCGTTATTATCGGGAGCTGGATTATCACATCATCTATTACGGTGAAATCCAGGAATGTTATAAAACAACATAA
- the tatC gene encoding twin-arginine translocase subunit TatC codes for MSGGRVMGANQPLTIMEHFTELRRRLIRVAIFVVLASIVGFVFAPRLLDVLAMEHVLIYIRPSEAFIAHIRLGLLAGIMASTPMIFYQVLAFLLPALSKREKLVLIVATIMMFFLFIGGLAFAWFLVFPIALDFFASFAHEQLLPWYTVSDYVSFTSGFLLAFGLVFQLPLVFWVLGALGLVSSRFLRSGRKYAILIIVILAALITPPDVVSQILMILPMLVLFEFGILLVRLSERRLKMQEATLET; via the coding sequence ATGTCGGGGGGGAGAGTTATGGGCGCTAATCAGCCATTGACTATTATGGAGCATTTTACAGAATTGCGCCGCCGACTTATCAGGGTGGCAATTTTCGTGGTGCTTGCTTCTATCGTCGGATTTGTGTTTGCTCCCCGGCTGTTAGACGTGTTAGCCATGGAGCATGTGCTTATTTATATTCGCCCCTCAGAGGCGTTTATTGCACATATTCGCTTGGGTCTGCTGGCAGGGATAATGGCTTCTACACCGATGATTTTCTATCAAGTTCTGGCTTTTTTGCTGCCTGCCCTCTCAAAAAGGGAAAAACTAGTGTTAATTGTTGCGACGATAATGATGTTCTTTTTATTTATCGGGGGGCTTGCCTTTGCATGGTTCTTGGTCTTCCCAATAGCGCTTGATTTTTTTGCCAGTTTTGCCCACGAACAATTATTGCCTTGGTATACCGTTAGCGATTATGTTTCTTTTACTTCAGGGTTTTTATTGGCCTTCGGTTTGGTGTTTCAGTTGCCACTGGTATTTTGGGTGCTGGGGGCATTGGGCCTGGTTTCCTCTCGATTTCTTCGGTCAGGACGTAAATACGCCATCCTTATTATTGTGATTCTGGCGGCATTGATAACACCTCCAGACGTGGTCTCCCAAATTCTAATGATTTTACCGATGTTGGTGTTGTTTGAATTTGGAATTCTCTTGGTGCGGCTGAGTGAACGCAGACTCAAAATGCAGGAAGCGACGCTGGAAACATAA
- a CDS encoding ATPase, translating to MKLLKEKLQKIDRRGYKAYQELTGNYQDPGWQLFIDYVQPDPFANPSRLRVFIPRERFAVKQDWISTYQRRIACEDFFARSVADALKEFGTAGGTGNSGQLTIDAPGQAVLERTCVRARTGGLEIRLSAGLPARGRTVLGRQAETMLCQRLPDVLNKVIDGFSPAALHAQLQLADRQQAIREYLAANDLVAFVANGSVLPRRSGVSDLPVQGKGVVPFEAPPELTATISLPTGEKINGLAIRKGITLIVGGGYHGKSTLLHALERGVYNHVLGDGRDDATAVKIRAEDGRRVARVDISPFISDLPGGKSTRGFYTEDASGSTSQAANIIEALEVGSKLLLIDEDTSATNFMIRDARMQALIHRDKEPITPFVDKAHQLYRQHGVSSVLVIGGAGDYLDIADTVIMMDAFRPRDVTARAREVAASLPARRSNQGGKEFGPISGRIISPRGINASKGRRQRADARGRHVILLGTETIELSAVEQLVDPSQTRALARMLHLIAREMRTSAPLSSVGEKLFQRLDVEGLDTLSPFPGQHPVDMALPRPLELAAAINRLRTLEVE from the coding sequence CTGAAATTATTAAAGGAAAAATTGCAAAAAATTGATCGTCGGGGCTATAAGGCGTATCAGGAGCTTACTGGGAATTACCAGGACCCCGGCTGGCAGCTATTTATTGACTATGTCCAGCCAGATCCCTTTGCAAACCCTTCCCGGTTGCGGGTTTTCATCCCCAGGGAACGGTTCGCTGTTAAACAAGACTGGATTAGTACATATCAGCGTCGAATTGCCTGCGAAGATTTCTTTGCCCGGTCAGTGGCCGATGCCCTCAAGGAGTTTGGGACCGCCGGTGGCACCGGTAACAGTGGCCAATTGACCATTGATGCTCCCGGACAAGCGGTTCTAGAGCGCACTTGCGTGCGGGCCCGGACTGGGGGATTGGAAATCCGGCTTTCTGCGGGATTACCAGCCCGGGGGCGGACAGTTCTGGGGCGTCAGGCCGAAACCATGCTCTGTCAGCGCCTGCCCGATGTATTAAATAAAGTAATCGACGGGTTTTCGCCTGCTGCCCTGCATGCCCAACTCCAATTGGCCGACCGCCAGCAGGCAATCCGGGAGTATCTGGCTGCAAATGATTTGGTTGCCTTCGTTGCCAATGGTTCTGTCCTTCCCCGGAGAAGCGGTGTCAGTGATTTGCCAGTGCAGGGAAAGGGTGTTGTCCCGTTTGAGGCGCCGCCGGAACTGACTGCCACAATCTCGCTGCCCACAGGCGAAAAAATTAACGGCCTAGCTATCAGGAAGGGCATAACTTTGATAGTTGGCGGTGGTTATCATGGCAAGAGCACCCTGCTCCATGCACTGGAGCGGGGCGTCTATAATCATGTTTTGGGGGATGGGCGCGATGATGCGACAGCGGTGAAGATTCGGGCTGAGGACGGGCGTCGGGTTGCCCGGGTCGATATTTCGCCCTTTATTTCTGATTTACCTGGGGGTAAATCTACCCGTGGCTTTTACACCGAAGATGCCAGTGGCAGCACATCCCAGGCAGCGAATATTATCGAGGCCCTGGAGGTCGGCAGCAAACTGCTGCTGATCGATGAGGATACCAGCGCCACTAATTTCATGATTCGTGACGCACGGATGCAAGCCCTAATTCATCGCGACAAGGAGCCGATTACTCCGTTTGTTGATAAAGCGCACCAGTTATACAGGCAGCATGGGGTCTCCAGCGTGCTGGTCATTGGCGGTGCCGGTGATTATCTGGATATTGCTGACACGGTCATCATGATGGACGCTTTTCGACCACGGGACGTGACTGCCCGTGCCCGTGAGGTGGCTGCCAGTTTACCAGCCCGGAGGAGTAATCAGGGAGGCAAAGAGTTTGGACCTATTTCTGGGCGGATAATCTCACCGCGGGGAATTAACGCCAGCAAAGGAAGACGTCAGCGGGCCGACGCAAGGGGGAGGCATGTCATCCTTTTGGGGACGGAGACTATTGAGCTAAGTGCAGTGGAACAGCTGGTAGACCCAAGCCAGACCCGGGCTTTGGCGCGGATGCTCCACCTGATTGCCAGGGAAATGCGGACATCGGCTCCGCTTTCATCTGTGGGCGAGAAGCTGTTTCAGCGTTTGGATGTGGAGGGGTTGGATACACTCTCACCGTTTCCGGGACAGCATCCCGTCGATATGGCTTTGCCCCGTCCCCTGGAACTGGCTGCCGCTATAAACCGCTTGCGTACACTGGAGGTGGAGTGA
- a CDS encoding diphthine--ammonia ligase: MQLVCSWSGGKDSCLALYRALQAGGTAKCLLTMVNEQNSRSRSHGLEPAFLQAQARLLNVEHRWCPASWDNYEQVFVHELRKLAGCGVTHAVFGDIDIAGHREWEESVCRQAGIQALLPLWRLGRDKVLDQFIDAGFKAVIVVINRELMDTRFLGRVLDRQTIEELTACGIDPCGEQGEFHTAVVDGPLFARPLAWQPRGSVAREAHVFLDIELKEEK, translated from the coding sequence ATGCAGCTTGTCTGTTCCTGGAGTGGAGGTAAGGACTCTTGTTTGGCTTTGTACCGAGCGCTCCAGGCCGGAGGTACCGCCAAATGTTTGCTGACGATGGTAAACGAGCAGAATTCCCGTTCCCGGTCCCATGGGCTGGAACCGGCCTTTCTCCAGGCCCAGGCGCGCCTGCTCAATGTTGAGCATCGGTGGTGCCCGGCTTCCTGGGATAATTACGAGCAGGTTTTTGTCCATGAATTGCGGAAACTGGCGGGATGCGGTGTTACCCATGCGGTGTTTGGCGATATTGATATTGCCGGACACAGGGAGTGGGAGGAATCGGTCTGCCGTCAGGCCGGGATTCAGGCGCTCTTGCCCTTGTGGCGCCTAGGACGTGACAAGGTGCTTGACCAGTTCATCGATGCGGGATTTAAAGCGGTGATTGTTGTTATCAATCGGGAGTTGATGGACACACGGTTTTTGGGACGGGTTTTGGACAGGCAAACAATAGAGGAATTAACTGCCTGCGGTATCGATCCCTGCGGTGAGCAGGGCGAGTTTCACACGGCTGTTGTGGATGGACCGCTGTTTGCTCGGCCACTTGCCTGGCAGCCACGAGGGAGCGTGGCCCGGGAAGCACATGTGTTTTTAGATATCGAACTAAAGGAGGAGAAATAA
- a CDS encoding PTS mannose transporter subunit IIAB: MREITNENLIDLNLKAFTRTEAIRKLSLLLKEQGLLSSLDLFLVDVLKREQEETTGFGMGFAIPHGKSKAVKETAVAVGRLAAPVEWKSLDDQPVEMIFLLAVPEAAASTDHLVMLSRIAGVLMEDDFREQLLAAQQPREVIDLMNIKAQEDPEF, from the coding sequence ATTCGCGAAATTACCAATGAGAACCTTATTGACTTGAACTTAAAAGCGTTTACACGTACAGAGGCAATTAGAAAGCTTTCGCTGTTATTGAAAGAACAGGGCCTGCTCAGTTCTCTCGATTTGTTTCTGGTGGATGTGCTGAAGCGGGAACAGGAAGAGACCACTGGTTTTGGTATGGGGTTTGCCATTCCCCATGGCAAGAGCAAGGCCGTTAAAGAAACTGCTGTTGCGGTGGGTAGATTGGCGGCGCCGGTGGAATGGAAGTCATTAGATGATCAACCGGTAGAGATGATTTTCCTGCTGGCAGTGCCCGAAGCAGCCGCCAGTACAGACCACTTGGTGATGCTCTCCAGAATAGCCGGGGTGCTGATGGAAGATGATTTTCGGGAGCAGTTGCTTGCAGCGCAGCAACCACGTGAAGTTATTGATTTGATGAACATCAAAGCCCAAGAAGACCCGGAATTTTAA
- a CDS encoding D-alanyl-D-alanine carboxypeptidase: MQKIHLYLLIILSAMFIIYPAQTNAAPELEAESAILVNMNTGAVLFEQRADEIMYPASTTKIMTALLAVEYGKPDELVTVGTEVLTIPLSASKAGILVGDQITMEELLYGLMLPSGNDVAYTIAIHLARSLGDPELNRAEAIEFFTEMMTERARELGATNTNFANPDGFHHPDHYSTARDMALITKAAMEHPLFRDVVGTGHHTPENWTGPEVRPWGNGNQLIRSHYTNYYEKATGGKTGYTPQAGFTLVATAQQDAMELVSVVLNTTREGRWSDSVRLLEYGFENYTYLSLLSDNQMVARLPVTNQAPGEPNTVDIIAAEGFDTVLPVQDQEVKTTLNYNSEFLDEDSERLKAPLTAGQIIGELVLSVNDQELHRTSLLAEREIAAYPWWRRLFFPGAATFVGTGLIFIRRRTRRARRSRYRSRYLVHRY; this comes from the coding sequence ATGCAGAAAATCCACTTGTATTTACTCATAATCCTTTCAGCCATGTTCATTATTTATCCAGCTCAAACTAACGCTGCTCCCGAACTGGAAGCGGAAAGCGCCATCCTCGTCAATATGAACACAGGTGCAGTCCTTTTTGAGCAACGGGCAGATGAGATCATGTATCCCGCCAGCACAACCAAAATCATGACTGCCCTGTTGGCTGTCGAGTACGGCAAACCCGACGAGCTGGTTACTGTCGGCACTGAAGTGTTGACTATCCCTTTAAGTGCCAGTAAAGCTGGAATTCTGGTTGGCGACCAGATTACCATGGAAGAACTGCTTTATGGCCTGATGCTGCCCTCCGGAAACGATGTTGCTTACACCATTGCCATTCACTTAGCCCGTTCGCTTGGCGATCCAGAACTTAATCGCGCTGAAGCAATTGAGTTTTTCACCGAAATGATGACAGAGCGGGCCAGAGAACTGGGCGCTACCAATACCAATTTTGCCAATCCCGATGGATTTCACCACCCAGATCATTATTCTACCGCCCGCGACATGGCCCTTATAACCAAAGCCGCAATGGAGCACCCTCTGTTCCGGGATGTAGTTGGGACCGGTCACCATACGCCAGAAAATTGGACAGGCCCGGAGGTTCGCCCCTGGGGCAACGGCAATCAATTGATCCGCTCCCATTACACTAACTACTACGAAAAAGCAACCGGCGGTAAAACTGGCTATACACCACAGGCAGGATTCACTCTGGTTGCCACGGCCCAGCAGGATGCAATGGAACTGGTATCAGTTGTCTTAAATACCACCCGGGAGGGCCGCTGGTCCGATTCGGTGCGACTGTTGGAATATGGATTTGAAAACTACACTTACTTATCGCTGCTCTCAGATAACCAAATGGTCGCTCGCCTGCCGGTCACCAATCAGGCCCCCGGTGAACCGAATACAGTGGATATCATTGCTGCAGAAGGATTTGACACGGTGCTTCCGGTCCAAGACCAGGAAGTTAAAACCACACTCAATTACAATAGTGAATTTCTTGACGAAGATTCTGAGCGCTTAAAAGCTCCGCTCACCGCGGGCCAGATAATTGGCGAGCTAGTACTAAGCGTAAATGACCAGGAGCTGCATCGAACAAGTCTATTGGCGGAAAGAGAAATTGCAGCTTATCCCTGGTGGCGACGTTTGTTTTTTCCTGGCGCCGCAACATTTGTTGGCACCGGCCTGATCTTTATTCGGCGCCGAACCCGCCGGGCACGTCGCTCCCGCTATCGTTCCCGCTACTTGGTCCACAGATATTAA
- a CDS encoding DUF488 domain-containing protein: MQCFTIGHSNHSFEKFKSLLAAHGVNYLLDVRSLPYSGYVRHFNREILTRLCAEAGIGYRWLGRELGAKVFQVDSDSNYKIKAQGLETIQKTIAAGFRVSLLCTEQDPLRCHRFLAIPIELSRLDISVKHIQADGMAVEQAELEQGLLVQTYGGYKQLNMFEASCSSG, translated from the coding sequence ATGCAATGCTTTACAATCGGCCATTCCAACCATAGTTTTGAGAAGTTTAAGTCTTTGCTGGCCGCCCATGGTGTCAACTATTTGCTGGATGTTCGCTCTCTTCCATACAGCGGCTATGTCCGTCATTTTAATCGTGAAATCTTAACACGCCTATGCGCAGAAGCCGGCATCGGCTATCGCTGGCTTGGCCGTGAGTTAGGCGCGAAAGTTTTCCAAGTTGACAGCGATAGCAATTATAAAATTAAAGCCCAAGGGCTGGAGACCATACAGAAAACAATTGCTGCCGGCTTTAGGGTCAGTTTGTTATGCACTGAGCAGGATCCACTGCGCTGTCATCGGTTTTTGGCAATTCCAATCGAGCTTTCTAGATTGGATATAAGTGTTAAGCACATACAGGCCGATGGCATGGCCGTAGAGCAGGCAGAACTGGAACAAGGTTTGTTGGTTCAGACTTACGGGGGTTATAAACAATTGAATATGTTCGAGGCATCCTGTAGCTCAGGTTGA
- a CDS encoding twin-arginine translocase TatA/TatE family subunit — protein sequence MFGGRPGPLELIIIFAVILLIIGPSKLPRVGQAFGKAIGEFKFASKGEKASTEGDDS from the coding sequence ATGTTTGGCGGTAGGCCAGGGCCATTGGAACTAATTATTATTTTTGCAGTGATTTTGTTGATAATCGGCCCCTCTAAGTTGCCCCGAGTGGGACAAGCCTTTGGTAAAGCGATTGGTGAGTTTAAATTTGCTTCCAAGGGAGAAAAAGCTTCAACTGAGGGTGACGACAGTTAG
- a CDS encoding mannose-6-phosphate isomerase, translating to MKFYPLKLRPVYNERPWGGGLEQTFPGKGGQGIGESWELSLYPGNQSTVANGSMAGQPLAQLVAEYPQQLLGDNWWPLQQKFPLLIKLIGAREDLSVQVHPDDQFAAEHEQSLGKAEMWYIVSAKPGSRLIMGVKPGVDKAAFSAALERGELESVLNQVPVHPGDAFYIPPGTVHAIGAGIVLAEVQQSSDVTYRVYDWNRTDSSGNPRELHVDKALSVLDIESGPPQILPAAPVTDGVYRLIATPWFSVEKLVVAEKLHFSREQNRFETLVVLDGLLNIAAGEIYLDLEPGDTVFIPACVKDYRLRGRGVALKTYI from the coding sequence ATGAAATTCTATCCGTTGAAGTTAAGACCAGTGTACAATGAACGTCCCTGGGGCGGCGGGTTGGAGCAGACCTTTCCCGGAAAAGGCGGGCAGGGCATCGGTGAAAGTTGGGAGTTGTCTTTGTATCCCGGCAATCAGTCAACGGTGGCAAACGGCAGCATGGCTGGACAGCCCCTGGCGCAACTGGTCGCAGAGTATCCCCAGCAACTGTTGGGGGACAATTGGTGGCCACTGCAGCAGAAGTTTCCGCTGTTGATAAAACTCATTGGCGCCCGGGAGGATCTTTCTGTCCAGGTACATCCCGATGACCAGTTTGCGGCGGAACATGAGCAGAGTCTGGGTAAGGCGGAGATGTGGTATATCGTGAGCGCTAAGCCGGGCAGTCGTCTAATCATGGGCGTGAAGCCGGGAGTGGATAAAGCGGCGTTTTCCGCGGCTTTGGAGCGGGGAGAATTGGAGTCCGTCCTCAACCAAGTGCCTGTCCACCCGGGAGACGCGTTCTATATTCCCCCCGGAACTGTGCATGCCATTGGCGCCGGCATCGTTTTGGCAGAAGTTCAACAAAGTTCCGATGTTACTTATCGGGTGTACGATTGGAACCGGACTGACAGTTCTGGCAATCCCCGGGAGCTGCATGTGGACAAAGCGCTGTCAGTATTAGATATAGAATCCGGCCCCCCGCAAATATTGCCTGCAGCGCCGGTGACAGATGGTGTTTACCGCCTGATTGCTACGCCCTGGTTCAGCGTAGAAAAACTGGTGGTTGCTGAAAAATTACATTTCAGCCGCGAACAAAACCGTTTTGAGACCCTGGTGGTGCTGGATGGACTGCTGAACATTGCCGCAGGGGAAATCTACCTTGACCTGGAGCCTGGTGACACCGTGTTCATTCCCGCTTGTGTTAAGGATTATAGACTCAGAGGTAGGGGAGTTGCCCTGAAGACATATATCTAA
- the brxF gene encoding BREX-3 system P-loop-containing protein BrxF, translating to MSDVNRKKACGRRIVIVTNQGGGCGLNPEKLQDNLTDSLLADHNLVLLVGPPGCGKSRKLRELPGVGIINVGKEVARELMPVPREERAGKVPEILKDLVESHAQSVVALDNIELLLLPELELDLWSNLDTLSLSKKLIVAWTGRVDGDKIEWGDPGVPGHLVLSLENYTAGIVSITD from the coding sequence ATCTCTGACGTAAACAGGAAAAAGGCGTGCGGGAGGCGAATTGTGATAGTAACAAATCAGGGAGGTGGTTGTGGCTTGAACCCGGAAAAGTTGCAGGATAATCTCACCGACTCTTTACTTGCTGACCACAATCTTGTGTTGCTGGTCGGCCCGCCTGGCTGCGGTAAAAGCCGAAAGTTACGAGAATTGCCCGGTGTTGGCATCATCAATGTGGGCAAGGAAGTGGCCCGGGAGTTAATGCCCGTTCCCCGGGAGGAACGTGCCGGAAAGGTTCCGGAAATTCTCAAAGATTTAGTAGAATCTCATGCCCAATCTGTAGTAGCCCTGGATAATATCGAATTACTGTTGCTGCCGGAATTAGAACTTGATTTATGGTCAAACTTAGACACTCTCAGTTTGTCAAAAAAACTTATTGTTGCCTGGACCGGACGGGTGGATGGAGACAAGATTGAATGGGGCGATCCTGGTGTGCCGGGACATTTGGTGCTAAGCCTGGAAAACTATACCGCCGGTATCGTCAGCATCACAGATTGA
- a CDS encoding creatininase family protein: MYILNMNSADFAAATKDISTAVIPIGMIEAHGQHCPLGTDMLIPRRFMELLDAELGGKVLIAPEITYGHSWSLAPFAGTLNIPNEVFAEYVYHIGLELKRWGLDKQLFFNGHGGNIPALTTVGERLADQGVTAMLINWWQDFQPEILGVCSSQGHGGEDETSLVLALDENLVDMEQATVNNVRTVAQVFYPGMEAAVLPEGMSGDARQASRTKGEKLYELLLPQVVKLVKSLQTGDLVTK, translated from the coding sequence ATGTATATATTAAACATGAATTCGGCAGATTTTGCCGCTGCTACGAAAGATATAAGCACTGCGGTTATACCCATTGGCATGATTGAGGCCCACGGACAACACTGTCCACTCGGCACAGATATGTTGATACCCCGCCGGTTTATGGAGTTGCTGGATGCTGAGCTGGGCGGAAAAGTTCTGATTGCGCCGGAGATAACCTACGGTCACTCTTGGTCACTGGCGCCATTCGCCGGCACCCTGAACATCCCCAACGAGGTGTTTGCCGAATATGTGTATCATATCGGTCTCGAACTTAAACGCTGGGGGCTGGACAAGCAGTTGTTTTTCAATGGCCATGGTGGGAACATCCCGGCATTGACAACAGTTGGCGAACGTCTGGCCGACCAGGGTGTGACAGCGATGCTGATCAATTGGTGGCAGGATTTCCAACCGGAAATTCTCGGAGTGTGTAGTTCCCAAGGCCACGGCGGCGAGGATGAGACTTCTCTTGTTTTGGCGCTTGATGAGAACCTGGTCGATATGGAGCAGGCCACGGTCAACAATGTCCGAACCGTGGCGCAAGTGTTCTATCCCGGTATGGAAGCGGCGGTGCTTCCTGAGGGTATGAGTGGTGATGCAAGACAGGCCAGCAGGACCAAAGGAGAAAAGCTGTATGAATTACTGCTTCCTCAGGTGGTTAAACTGGTAAAAAGTCTGCAGACAGGAGATTTGGTAACCAAATGA